A stretch of the Capsicum annuum cultivar UCD-10X-F1 chromosome 8, UCD10Xv1.1, whole genome shotgun sequence genome encodes the following:
- the LOC107839023 gene encoding casein kinase 1-like protein 3 isoform X1: MERIIGEKYKLGKKIGSGSFGVIYLATHIETFEIVAVKIENRQTRHPQLLYEAKLYTILQGGNGIPNIKWRGVDGNDSVLIIDLLGPSLEDLVVHCGRKFSLKTVLMLADQMIARIEYLHTKGFLHRDIKPDNFLMGLGRKANQVYVIDFGLAKRYRDPISNRHIPYRENKNLTGTARYASCNTHLGIEQSRRDDLESLGYVLLYFLRGSLPWQGLKADTKKQKYDKIREKKVSTTIEVLCKSLPVEFASYLHYCHSLTFDQRPDYGFLKRLFRDLFTREGYKMDYMFDWTILKYQQTQRSKSQLELPSLHPLSVTMGTGALPKVLNKQGGNTATLLAEATKQKVSGNFVHGDGSATNLKPDNHTGKNIITDASVPSTSLADAFKRSFPKHEDSFEVGNVGHAHSAKAGASSSKLNFLSRISSK, translated from the exons atgGAGAGAATAATTGGAGAGAAGTATAAGTTGGGTAAGAAGATTGGCAGCGGATCTTTTGGTGTTATATATCTAG CTACCCACATTGAAACTTTTGAGATTGTTGCTGTTAAAATT GAAAATAGGCAGACAAGACACCCTCAGTTGCTTTATGAGGCAAAGCTGTACACTATACTTCAGGGAGGAA aTGGTATTCCTAACATAAAATGGCGTGGAGTTGATGGGAATGACAGCGTCCTCATTATTGACTTGCTTGGTCCCAGTCTTGAAGACCTCGTTGTACACTGTGGGAGGAAATTCTCGCTGAAAACAGTCCTAATGTTGGCTGATCAGATG ATTGCGAGAATAGAGTATTTGCATACAAAAGGATTTCTACATAGAGACATAAAACCAGATAACTTTCTCATGGGTCTTGGCAGGAAGGCAAATCAG GTCTACGTTATTGATTTTGGACTTGCAAAAAGATATCGTGACCCTATCTCAAACCGTCATATTCCTTACAG AGAGAACAAGAACTTGACAGGGACAGCAAGGTATGCTAGTTGCAATACACATTTGGGAATAG AGCAAAGCCGGAGGGATGATCTGGAATCTCTTGGCTATGTTCTTTTATATTTCTTGAGAGGCAG CCTTCCATGGCAGGGTCTAAAAGCTGATACAAAAAAGCAAAAATATGACAAGATCCGTGAGAAAAAAGTGTCAACAACAATTGAG GTTTTATGCAAATCTCTTCCAGTGGAGTTTGCTTCATACTTGCATTATTGTCACTCTTTAACATTTGACCAGCGCCCTGATTATGGATTCCTGAAACGCTTGTTTCGTGACTTATTTACACGTGAAG GGTATAAAATGGATTATATGTTTGACTGGACCATCTTGAAATATCAGCAGACACAGAGGTCAAAGTCGCAGCTAGAACTACCT AGTCTGCATCCACTTTCTGTAACGATGGGTACTGGGGCATTGCCAAAAGTTTTAAATAAGCAAG GAGGTAATACTGCCACACTTTTAGCTGAAGCTACAAAACAGAAGGTATCAGGTAATTTTGTACATGGTGATGGATCAGCAACCAATCTAAAACCTGATAATCATACTGGCAAAAAT ATAATAACTGATGCTTCTGTTCCCTCTACGTCATTGGCTGATGCCTTCAAGAGAAGCTTCCCGAAACATGAAGATTCTTTTGAAGTTGGAAATGTAGGTCATGCACACAGTGCAAAAGCTGGTGCTTCAAGCAGCAAACTCAATTTCTTAAGCAGGATTTCTTCCAAGTGA
- the LOC107839023 gene encoding casein kinase 1-like protein 3 isoform X2 — protein sequence MERIIGEKYKLGKKIGSGSFGVIYLATHIETFEIVAVKIENRQTRHPQLLYEAKLYTILQGGNGIPNIKWRGVDGNDSVLIIDLLGPSLEDLVVHCGRKFSLKTVLMLADQMVYVIDFGLAKRYRDPISNRHIPYRENKNLTGTARYASCNTHLGIEQSRRDDLESLGYVLLYFLRGSLPWQGLKADTKKQKYDKIREKKVSTTIEVLCKSLPVEFASYLHYCHSLTFDQRPDYGFLKRLFRDLFTREGYKMDYMFDWTILKYQQTQRSKSQLELPSLHPLSVTMGTGALPKVLNKQGGNTATLLAEATKQKVSGNFVHGDGSATNLKPDNHTGKNIITDASVPSTSLADAFKRSFPKHEDSFEVGNVGHAHSAKAGASSSKLNFLSRISSK from the exons atgGAGAGAATAATTGGAGAGAAGTATAAGTTGGGTAAGAAGATTGGCAGCGGATCTTTTGGTGTTATATATCTAG CTACCCACATTGAAACTTTTGAGATTGTTGCTGTTAAAATT GAAAATAGGCAGACAAGACACCCTCAGTTGCTTTATGAGGCAAAGCTGTACACTATACTTCAGGGAGGAA aTGGTATTCCTAACATAAAATGGCGTGGAGTTGATGGGAATGACAGCGTCCTCATTATTGACTTGCTTGGTCCCAGTCTTGAAGACCTCGTTGTACACTGTGGGAGGAAATTCTCGCTGAAAACAGTCCTAATGTTGGCTGATCAGATG GTCTACGTTATTGATTTTGGACTTGCAAAAAGATATCGTGACCCTATCTCAAACCGTCATATTCCTTACAG AGAGAACAAGAACTTGACAGGGACAGCAAGGTATGCTAGTTGCAATACACATTTGGGAATAG AGCAAAGCCGGAGGGATGATCTGGAATCTCTTGGCTATGTTCTTTTATATTTCTTGAGAGGCAG CCTTCCATGGCAGGGTCTAAAAGCTGATACAAAAAAGCAAAAATATGACAAGATCCGTGAGAAAAAAGTGTCAACAACAATTGAG GTTTTATGCAAATCTCTTCCAGTGGAGTTTGCTTCATACTTGCATTATTGTCACTCTTTAACATTTGACCAGCGCCCTGATTATGGATTCCTGAAACGCTTGTTTCGTGACTTATTTACACGTGAAG GGTATAAAATGGATTATATGTTTGACTGGACCATCTTGAAATATCAGCAGACACAGAGGTCAAAGTCGCAGCTAGAACTACCT AGTCTGCATCCACTTTCTGTAACGATGGGTACTGGGGCATTGCCAAAAGTTTTAAATAAGCAAG GAGGTAATACTGCCACACTTTTAGCTGAAGCTACAAAACAGAAGGTATCAGGTAATTTTGTACATGGTGATGGATCAGCAACCAATCTAAAACCTGATAATCATACTGGCAAAAAT ATAATAACTGATGCTTCTGTTCCCTCTACGTCATTGGCTGATGCCTTCAAGAGAAGCTTCCCGAAACATGAAGATTCTTTTGAAGTTGGAAATGTAGGTCATGCACACAGTGCAAAAGCTGGTGCTTCAAGCAGCAAACTCAATTTCTTAAGCAGGATTTCTTCCAAGTGA